A genomic window from Chanodichthys erythropterus isolate Z2021 chromosome 1, ASM2448905v1, whole genome shotgun sequence includes:
- the ndst1a gene encoding bifunctional heparan sulfate N-deacetylase/N-sulfotransferase 1, with product MPGVLRLRRLVRQVPLQTSFVFLFLLCVLSVFLSSYFLYAVKRELEPSVTAGRAADDLYVTSSRPLPFLARVGGTLSSDGSRTDPVVLVFVESQYSQLGQEIVAILESARFRYRMEISPGKGDMPTLTDGQRGRFVLIVYENILKYVNMDAWNRELLDRYCIEFGVGIIGFFKANENSLLSAQLKGFPLFLHSNLGLKDCMVNPKSPLLHITRAQQVVSGPLPGDDWTVFQSNHSTYEPVLLAKTRTGESVGLGALLHTSVVQDLGLHDGIQRVLFGHNLSFWLHKLVFVDAVSFLTAKRLSLSLDRFILVDIDDIFVGKEGTRMKVADVKALVETQNELRRSIPDFTFNLGFSGKFFHAGTDEEDLGDDLLLSYVHEFWWFPHMWSHMQPHRFHNQSVLAEQMILNRRFAEDHSIPTHLGYAVAPHHSGVYPVHIQLYEAWKRVWDIRVTSTEEYPHLKPARFRRGFIHRGIRVLPRQTCGLFTHTIFHKDYPGGPQELDRLIDGGELFLTVLLNPISIFMTHLSNYGNDRLGLYTFKRLLNFLLTWTHLKLQTLPPLQLAEKYFHLFPSDAEPLWQDPCEDKRHKDIWSKEKTCDRFPKLLLIGPQKTGTTALYLFLGMHPDLTSNYPSKETFEEIQFFSGHNYHRGIDWYMEYFPLPSNSSSEYYFEKSANYFDSDVAPSRAAALLPRAKIITVLSDPADRAFAWYQHQRAHADPVALKYSFHDVITASHKAPVKLQILQKRCLVPGWYATHLRRWLNHYHHSQILVVDGQTLKTDPASVMEKIQTFLGLENRVNYHKILAFDPKKGFWCQLLDGGQTKCLGKSKGQRYPDMDTQSQVFLRNYYRDGNIELSKLLYKMGQILPGWLREELLNIR from the exons atgcCCGGCGTGCTCCGCCTGCGCCGTCTCGTTCGCCAGGTGCCGCTACAGACCAGCTTcgtcttcctcttcctcctctgcgTTCTCAGCGTCTTCCTCTCTTCCTACTTCCTGTATGCTGTCAAACGAGAGCTCGAACCGTCGGTGACAGCAGGACGTGCAGCCGATGACCTCTACGTGACCTCTTCTCGACCACTCCCCTTCCTTGCTCGAGTGGGTGGGACATTGTCGTCCGATGGCTCTCGGACGGATCCGGTCGTGCTGGTGTTCGTGGAGAGTCAGTATTCGCAGCTCGGCCAGGAGATCGTGGCCATCCTGGAGTCTGCGCGATTCCGGTACCGGATGGAAATTTCTCCCGGAAAAGGGGACATGCCCACGTTAACGGACGGACAGCGGGGCCGCTTTGTGCTGATTGTGTATGAAAACATCCTGAAGTATGTGAACATGGATGCCTGGAATAGGGAACTACTGGACAGATACTGTATCGAGTTTGGAGTTGGAATTATTGGTTTCTTTAAG GCCAATGAAAACAGTCTGTTGAGTGCGCAGCTGAAAGGATTCCCTCTGTTCCTGCACTCCAACCTGGGACTGAAGGACTGTATGGTCAACCCTAAATCACCTCTTCTTCATATCACACGAGCGCAGCAG GTGGTTAGCGGTCCTCTTCCCGGGGATGATTGGACCGTCTTCCAGTCCAATCACTCCACCTACGAGCCGGTTCTGCTGGCGAAAACCCGTACGGGGGAGAGCGTTGGGCTCGGTGCTCTTTTGCACACATCCGTGGTGCAAGATCTCGGGCTGCACGACGGGATCCAGAGGGTCCTGTTCGGACACAACCTTTCCTTCTGGCTTCATAAGCTGGTGTTTGTGGACGCTGTGTCCTTCCTCACCGCAAAGAGACTGTCTCTGTCCCTGGACCGCTTCATACTGGTGGACATCGATGACATATTTGTGGGCAAGGAAGGGACCAGGATGAAGGTGGCGGATGTCAAG GCATTGGTTGAAACTCAGAATGAGTTGCGGAGGTCGATTCCAGACTTCACCTTTAACCTGGGCTTCTCAGGGAAGTTCTTTCATGCAG gtaCTGATGAGGAGGATCTGGGTGATGATCTGCTGCTGTCGTACGTTCATGAGTTCTGGTGGTTTCCTCACATGTGGAGTCACATGCAGCCACACCGCTTCCATAACCAGAGTGTGTTAGCAGAGCAGATGATCCTGAACCGACGCTTCGCTGAG GATCACTCTATCCCGACTCATCTGGGTTACGCAGTGGCTCCTCATCACTCCGGCGTGTATCCCGTTCACATCCAGCTGTATGAGGCCTGGAAGCGCGTATGGGACATCAGAGTGACCAGCACTGAGGAGTATCCACATCTCAAACCCGCTCGGTTCAGACGTGGATTCATTCACCGCGGCatcaga GTCCTGCCCAGGCAGACGTGTGGCCTGTTCACACACACCATCTTTCACAAGGACTATCCCGGCGGCCCACAGGAGCTGGATCGTCTCATCGATGGAGGAGAGCTGTTCCTCACCGTCCTGCTCAACCCC ATTAGCATATTCATGACGCACCTGTCCAACTACGGGAATGACCGTCTGGGTTTGTACACCTTCAAACGGCTACTCAACTTCCTGCTCACATGGACTCATCTGAAACTACAGACTCTTCCTCCGCTGCAGCTCGCCGAGAAATACTTCCACCTGTTCCCGTCCGACGCCGAGCCGCTCTGGCAG GACCCCTGTGAGGATAAAAGACACAAGGACATTTGGTCAAAAGAGAAAACCTGCGACCGCTTCCCAAAGCTGCTGCTCATCGGCCCTCAGAAGACTG GAACAACAGCTCTCTATTTATTTCTGGGGATGCACCCTGATCTGACCAGTAATTACCCTAGTAAAGAGACGTTTGAGGAGATTCAGTTCTTCAGCGGTCACAATTATCACCGAGGCATCGACTG GTATATGGAATATTTCCCCCTCCCTTCTAACAGCAGCTCTgaatattattttgaaaaaagtgcCAATTATTTTGATTCGGATGTAGCCCCGTCCAGAGCCGCAGCGCTGCTGCCCAGAGCTAAAATCATCACGGTCCTGAGTGATCCTGCAGACAGAGCGTTCGCCTGGTACCAG CATCAGAGAGCTCATGCTGATCCTGTGGCTCTGAAATACTCTTTCCATGATGTCATTACCGCATCCCACAAAGCACCTGTGAAGCTGCAGATTCTGCAGAAGCGGTGCCTGGTTCCAGGATGGTACGCCACACACCTCAGGCGCTGGCTCAACCACTACCACCACAGCCAG ATTCTGGTTGTAGATGGTCAGACGTTGAAAACAGATCCAGCTTCAGTCATGGAGAAGATCCAGACATTTCTCGGTTTGGAGAATCGAGTCAACTATCACAAAATACTGGC GTTTGACCCAAAGAAAGGCTTCTGGTGTCAACTGCTGGACGGAGGACAGACCAAGTGTCTAGGGAAGAGTAAAGGACAGAGATACCCGGACATGGACACACAg TCTCAGGTGTTTTTGAGGAACTACTACAGAGACGGTAACATCGAGCTCTCGAAACTGCTGTATAAAATGGGTCAGATTCTGCCCGGATGGCTTAGAGAGGAACTGCTCAACATCAGGTAA